Part of the Candidatus Sulfotelmatobacter sp. genome is shown below.
TCTGCGCCGCCTTCAGCGCCGGATACAATGCTCCCGCCAGCGCCCCCAGAGCCGCAATCAGTGCTGCCCGCAACGCCCACTGGTTGCTCCAGAACAGGCGCAGCACCGGCCTTTCCATCATGATCACGCGCCGCGTCACCAGGCTGATGATGATCCCAGCGATGATTCCTACTACGGCCAGCAGCATCGTCTCGCGCAGCACCACATTGACGATATAAAGCTTCGAGGCGCCAATGGATTTCAGAATTCCAATCTCGCGCGTGCGCTCCATCACCGCCGTATACATCGATTGAAAGATCACCAGAAAGCCGACCACGACCGCCACCCCGATCACGATATTGATGGCGATATCAAATCCCGGAAGATTATCCGGCGTCATCATCGAAAGATATTCCTGCATCGAGCGCACTGAATATTTCTCCATGCCCGGCGTCTCCGCAATGGCTTTGGTTACCAGGCCGGCATTGGCCGGATTATCCAGCTTGAGGTAAAACGCGGATGCGTGCCCTTCAGCCGCCACCAACTCTCCCATAGTGGCAATTGGCAGAAATTTACGGGCGCCGATGCCGTGTGGAACAATGCCGCAAATTCGGAAGTCGTGGTTGAGGACCTCAACTGTATCCCCGACCTTCTTGTGGTTTTGATCGGCATAGTAATCGTCCACAATCACGTCGTTTGCCGTTTGAAACGGCCCTCCCGCGAGAAAATGGAACCTGGGATACAGCAGCTTTTCGTAGCTCTCAAGATCGATGCCATAAACGATCTCGAGCGGCTTTTGACTGAACCACCAGATCACTGGTGCAACCACGGTCACGTGCGGAACCCGGCGCAGCACATCTCCCACCTTCACCGAAATCGGCGCTCCGGACATACCGATCAACGCCGACGACCCGGGCGGATTCACCGTCAAATCCCAGCCGATGCCCTCCTGGCTCTCCTTCGACCCATTGAGCAATCCATAGAAAAGGGCGACAACCAGCAGAATCATGGTGACTTCGAGAGCAATGGCGCTGGTCGCGATCAGCGACCGCGCCGGCCGGTGCACCAGGTTGGCGACCACCATTTTGTTCATCATATTTTACTCATCACGGGGAAGCACTCAGCACTCAGGCGTTGAAGCTCAAGATTGCCGCGGAAATAACCAGCAGGCCCAAGGCGCTGAATGCCGAATGCTAATTCTGCTGCTTCACACTCGCCGGTATCACCAGACTCGACTGCGGACGGTCCAGATGCACGACTATCGCTCCCGGCGGCTGTTCCAGCGTGAACTGTTCATCGGTGAGCGGCTGGTTAATTTCCACCTTCAGCATGTTCAGCGTAATGTCATATTCTTCCTGCGGCCGGTAGATCTCAATGCGAGAAGGGAAGCTTACGCCGTCGAAATCCTTGTACTCGGCGTAGCGCGCGTCGGTTGCCACCGTCCCGTCTTCGCTATAAATGTATTGCCGATGCGGCTTCAGATCGGTGCGCCCGAAGACGATCTTGCGCCCCAGTTTCCATCCGCTCCCGGCCTTCTGAATCACGGTCAACTCGTAATCGTCCTGAAGAATTCGCCGTCCCTTGGCATCGTGCAGAGTTTCGTAGCCGTTCTCGAGCACGGCAATCTCGGAATTCGCGTCGATGCGCCGGATCAGCAGCGCTTCATAAATATTCTGCGGACGAATATTTTCCATCGGCTGATCGGTATTGGGTGTGGGAACGTCGTTCTTGCCGATCACGAAGCGGTTCTTGGGCGGAATCCACAGCTTGAAATCCTGCCCGTCGCTCACCATGTCAAAGGCCTTGGTGCGCACCACGGGCATCAGCCCGATCATATGGAGTGTATCCGGCTTGCGCGCCAGCACATAGCCGCGGATTTCCTTGTAGTCGGTGACGTGGCCTTTCTTGAGTCCGCCCACCGACGTATCGATGTCAACCGTCGCCTTCAGCGAGTGGATCGTTTCCGCCTGTTGATTGATGCTGTCGATCAATCCCTGCTGCGTCGACTGCTTCAGCGGTGCTTTCGAGTAGTTATCTTCGACCGGGCGCGTGCGAAACACGCAGCCACTCGTGGAGAGAGCTGCAAGAAACAGGATTACGAGCCAAAAAGCCGAATCACGTCTCATCAAGATAAAAGAATGCCTCTTAACCATTTGAGTATACAGGGCTGGAAAGGGTTCAAAGACCGGCTGCGACAGT
Proteins encoded:
- a CDS encoding ABC transporter permease, with translation MMNKMVVANLVHRPARSLIATSAIALEVTMILLVVALFYGLLNGSKESQEGIGWDLTVNPPGSSALIGMSGAPISVKVGDVLRRVPHVTVVAPVIWWFSQKPLEIVYGIDLESYEKLLYPRFHFLAGGPFQTANDVIVDDYYADQNHKKVGDTVEVLNHDFRICGIVPHGIGARKFLPIATMGELVAAEGHASAFYLKLDNPANAGLVTKAIAETPGMEKYSVRSMQEYLSMMTPDNLPGFDIAINIVIGVAVVVGFLVIFQSMYTAVMERTREIGILKSIGASKLYIVNVVLRETMLLAVVGIIAGIIISLVTRRVIMMERPVLRLFWSNQWALRAALIAALGALAGALYPALKAAQRDPIDALAYE
- a CDS encoding DUF4292 domain-containing protein → MFRTRPVEDNYSKAPLKQSTQQGLIDSINQQAETIHSLKATVDIDTSVGGLKKGHVTDYKEIRGYVLARKPDTLHMIGLMPVVRTKAFDMVSDGQDFKLWIPPKNRFVIGKNDVPTPNTDQPMENIRPQNIYEALLIRRIDANSEIAVLENGYETLHDAKGRRILQDDYELTVIQKAGSGWKLGRKIVFGRTDLKPHRQYIYSEDGTVATDARYAEYKDFDGVSFPSRIEIYRPQEEYDITLNMLKVEINQPLTDEQFTLEQPPGAIVVHLDRPQSSLVIPASVKQQN